A window of Benincasa hispida cultivar B227 chromosome 9, ASM972705v1, whole genome shotgun sequence genomic DNA:
TAACACGAAAATCATTCATCAAGTAACAACAATCTCCCAGATATTGAATTGTAAGGAATCAAGACCACCAACCGGATCAGATCTCTTTTAAGATTGAGGCTTCTCCCACTTGAGTGGCTTAACAATCTCCCAGGTGAAGTCTGGGTCGTCCCTTCCGAAGTGTCCATAAGCAGCTGTCTTCAAGAATCTGCCATTGCCACCTCTCTTGAGATCAAGGTTAATGGTGATCATTCCAGGCCTGAAGTCGAAGTTCTCCTTCACGATTTGCAGGATTTCCTTGTCGGGGATCTTCCCGGTTTTGTATGTATCCACGAAAACCGATAGTGGCTCTGGCACACCGATGGCATAAGAGACTTGGACAATGCACCTGCGTGCAAGCCCGCTGGCAACAATGCTCTTAGCAGCCTGCCTGACAATGTAGGCACCACTCCTGTCGACCTTAGTGGGATCCTTTCCGGAGAAAGCACCACCACCGTGAGCTCCCCAACCGCCGTAGGTGTCGATGATGATCTTGCGTCCGGTAAGACCTGCATCACCATGGGGGCCACCAATGACGAAACGGCCCGAAGGGTTAAGGTGGAAGATGGTCTTCTCATCGAGGTACTTCTCGGGGATGACGGGCTTGATGACATGCTCTTTGAGGTCTGCGGCAATCTCATCATTGGTGACGGTCTCATCATGTTGGGTTGAGATAAGGACTGTGTGTACGCGGACGGGTACCATGGCGCCATTGTCATTGAAGTACTCAACGGTGACTTGGGTCTTGCCATCAGGTCTCAACCAGGGGCAGGTGCCATTCTTTCTAACTTCAGTGAGGCGAGCACCCAATTTGGTGGCGAGGACATGGCTAAGAGGCATCAATTCAGGGG
This region includes:
- the LOC120085615 gene encoding S-adenosylmethionine synthase 2; amino-acid sequence: METFLFTSESVNEGHPDKLCDQISDAVLDACLAQDPDSKVACETCSKTNMVMVFGEITTKANVDYEKIVRDTCRNIGFVSDDVGLDADNCKVLVNIEQQSPDIAQGVHGHFTKRPEEIGAGDQGHMFGYATDETPELMPLSHVLATKLGARLTEVRKNGTCPWLRPDGKTQVTVEYFNDNGAMVPVRVHTVLISTQHDETVTNDEIAADLKEHVIKPVIPEKYLDEKTIFHLNPSGRFVIGGPHGDAGLTGRKIIIDTYGGWGAHGGGAFSGKDPTKVDRSGAYIVRQAAKSIVASGLARRCIVQVSYAIGVPEPLSVFVDTYKTGKIPDKEILQIVKENFDFRPGMITINLDLKRGGNGRFLKTAAYGHFGRDDPDFTWEIVKPLKWEKPQS